GGCAAGCAGAAAGCCTGGCTCAACTGCAAAAGAAATTACCGGATTGGCAGTTTGAAATTCGGGAGAATGCTCGACTGAGCCTACAAAGCAGTGAGGCGGGATTGGAGTTCAGAATTGACGCTGAAGCCTTTAAAGCCCTCCTGGATGAATACTTTAATCAGGAACTCCGAGACTTAATCCTGCAAAATGACTGAGTACTACTACATACTCAGCTCGATGCCAGACCTAGATCTGGAAAAACGACCTTCGGAAGAAGCACTGGAAGAGGCCATTGAATTGATACTTAGGCAAATTCAGGATGAAGACCGCGAAAGCCTGGCTTGGTTTTTCCGTCGCAATGACCTCTATAATCTGATTGAGTTCTGGCAATTTGAATATGGGCATCTCCTCCATCGTCCCCTGCGTAAACCTTATTCTTTAGACCAGGAGAAATTGAAGAATCTCCGCTTGGAGCCCGAAGTACTACCCAGCTTCTTACAAGAATGGTATCGGGAAAACCAAGAAAGCATGGGCCATTGGTCAGCCAACCGTATTGAAACCGAAGTTCATAAACTCTTTTTCGATGCGATTGAAGCCTTGCCTCCGAGCTTTATTCGCGATTATTTCCTTTTTGAGAAAGAGATGCGCGCCTTTATGGCAACTTATCATCAGAGTCGCTATGCCTTTCTC
The Croceimicrobium hydrocarbonivorans genome window above contains:
- a CDS encoding DUF2764 family protein codes for the protein MTEYYYILSSMPDLDLEKRPSEEALEEAIELILRQIQDEDRESLAWFFRRNDLYNLIEFWQFEYGHLLHRPLRKPYSLDQEKLKNLRLEPEVLPSFLQEWYRENQESMGHWSANRIETEVHKLFFDAIEALPPSFIRDYFLFEKEMRAFMATYHQSRYAFLDSEVQWLNREISQGLHKNPVQINSALLLENPWLDKLLKALDSKEPKTISLAVHQVLWAKADELSKAHYFDLTALLNYCAKLFLLYRREQLSENRKEARLQALVDEALQNISQHD